CTGAGCCAGCCGCTGACCCAACTCCTCAAGATCGGCGCGGCCGTCGACGTCGCCCGGGCCGACCGCGGCATCGCCAAGGCGGAATTGAAGAAGTCCGAAAACGAGATCGTCCTCGCGGTGCACCAGCTCTATTACGGGTTGCTGATCGCCTCCAAGGAAAGGGAAGCCGCCCGGGCCATGCTGGCGGCCGCCCAGGACGACTTGCGCGAGAGCGAGGAAGGAGTCCGCTCCGGCAACCTTCTCGACGTCGCAACGAACGCGGGGCGGGTCAAACTGCTCCAGTCCCGGCAGGCGCTGATCGCGGCCGAAAACCGGATCGCGGACTTCGGCTCCGAACTCAACGACCTGCTGGGGTTCCCGCCCGACGCTCCCGTGGAGTTGACCGAAGCCGGCCTGCAGGACCTTCCGCTCCCCCCGCGGGAGGAATCGCTCCGGGCAGCGCGACCGAACAACCCGGAACTGGCGTCCGCCCGCGAGACGGTAAAGAAATCCCGCTCCGCGGTCCGTGCCGCCCGTTACGAGTACATCCCGGATTTGACTCTCTTCGCCAGCCATGTCTACCAGGACGGCGCGCCGTTTCTTACCCAAAACGTGGAGCTCGTCGGGGCGCAGTTCAGCTGGAAGATCTTCGACTGGGGGAAGCGGAACGCGCAGATCGGAGAGAGGAAGGCGCAACTCCTCCAAGCGGAAGAAAACCTGGCGCGACAGGACGACCGGGTGACGGTGGAAATCGACAAGGTGTACCGGAAGCTGGAGCGGACGCAGAAGATGGTGGAGGTCGCCCGCGAGGCCCTGGCTCTGTCCCGGGAGTACGAGCGCCTGAGCGAGAACCGCGTGAAGGCCGGTGCGGTCACCGAAGCCAGGCGTTCCGAAGCGGTCGCCGCCGTGAAGAAGGCAGAGATGGAGGTAACCCAGGCTTCCCTGGATTACCGGCTGGCCCGGATGGAACTCGACCGGATCACGGGGACGCTCGCGTCCGGTCGGTAGAGATCCCGGTACCCTATCTCCCGATTTGGAGGGGACGATGGCATCGTTGAGCTTCGACAAGAACCAACCCGGAAACCAGGAACAGAACGGGAATGCCGTCCGGAATCGGCTGCTGGATGCGGCGCTGCGACTGTTTGCCCGCAAGGGATTCGAATCGGCGAGCGTGCGCGAACTCGCCGAGGCAGCGGATGTGACCCGGCCGACACTCTATTACCATTTCGGGAGCAAGGAAGGACTCTACCTCGAACTGGTGGAACGATTGTGCGAAACGGTCGAGGATTCGATCCTCCGCTCGTTAGCTTCGGAGGGCGCCGCACTGGATCGACTGAGATCCTTCGTATTGAATATCGTGGACTCCGTCATCGAGGATACCGACAGCCAGCGGCTCTTCTTCATCATCGTCCTGGATCCCCGCCGAACCAGCCTGTCCTCCTTCCACGAACGAATGAGAAATTTCATCGCAGCCATTCTGGAATTGCTGTTGGAAGAAGGAGTCGAAAAAGGGGAATTCGAGATCGAAAATGTCGGACATGTCACGAGGGTGATATTGGCATACCTGGATTCCTTCATCCATAACCAGATCTTTCTTCGCCCGAAGAACGGTCGGGATGAAACGGAAAGGCTGCTGGACAAGCTGCTCGAACACATCGAGTGGAGTACCACTGCCTGAGAATGACCCACATGAAGGCATGAAGGAAAACGCCAGTTGCTCAATTTCGCTTGCTCGAACTCCACTTGGAAGGGCGGCAAGTTGATTCCGAATTATCGAAAACCTTTTGACATGATTGCAGATACGAACACCGTCTACAGAAAGGAACAGGCCGCTTCCCCTGGGAAAAGCGGCCCGTTTGAAATCTGGCTCCCCGGGATGGTCACACTACCAATATTAGTAGTGCGACCCACCCGGGCCACCCCGAAATAATCCAAGATGAATCAGGGTCTTGCGAGGCAGAAAAAGTTGGAAGGTCAGGCTCTACGAAGCATGCACACGCCAGAGGCCCCGAAATCTGGTTCCGAATCGTCCACGACGCCGTACCTCGCGATATTTGCGTCCTCCGGGAGGCTTACCGCGAACAGGAAGTCGAAGTCGCGTTTGGCTCCATCGA
This genomic stretch from Deltaproteobacteria bacterium harbors:
- a CDS encoding TetR/AcrR family transcriptional regulator, coding for MASLSFDKNQPGNQEQNGNAVRNRLLDAALRLFARKGFESASVRELAEAADVTRPTLYYHFGSKEGLYLELVERLCETVEDSILRSLASEGAALDRLRSFVLNIVDSVIEDTDSQRLFFIIVLDPRRTSLSSFHERMRNFIAAILELLLEEGVEKGEFEIENVGHVTRVILAYLDSFIHNQIFLRPKNGRDETERLLDKLLEHIEWSTTA